The Acidimicrobiales bacterium genome contains a region encoding:
- a CDS encoding MBL fold metallo-hydrolase: protein MTTKVDEIGPDIYRLSTLVPGIGPTGFTFNQFLLVDDEPLLFHTGHRSMFPSVAEAIERVMPIERLRWITFGHVESDECGAMNELLGAAPRSQVAHGALGCMVSLNEMCDRPPRPMADGEVIELGAKRVRHIDTPHVPHGWEARVLYEEGTGTLLCGDLFTHLGDGPALTEDDVVGPAAEAEDMFRATCLAPSTPAALERLADLAPNTLALMHGSSFRGDCAGALRNLAAEYQRRITAAL from the coding sequence ATGACGACCAAGGTCGACGAGATCGGGCCCGACATCTACCGGCTATCAACGTTGGTGCCCGGGATCGGGCCCACGGGCTTCACGTTCAACCAGTTCCTCCTCGTCGACGACGAGCCCCTGTTGTTCCACACCGGCCACCGGTCGATGTTCCCGTCCGTTGCGGAGGCCATCGAGCGGGTCATGCCCATCGAGCGACTGCGGTGGATCACCTTCGGCCACGTCGAGTCCGACGAGTGTGGCGCCATGAACGAGCTCCTGGGCGCCGCTCCGCGTTCGCAGGTGGCCCACGGTGCCCTGGGCTGCATGGTGTCGCTCAACGAGATGTGCGACAGGCCGCCCCGGCCGATGGCTGATGGTGAAGTGATCGAGCTGGGAGCCAAGCGGGTCCGCCACATCGACACGCCGCATGTTCCACACGGATGGGAGGCCCGGGTCCTCTACGAGGAGGGAACGGGAACCCTCCTGTGCGGAGACCTGTTCACCCATCTGGGGGACGGGCCCGCTCTGACCGAGGACGACGTCGTAGGACCCGCTGCCGAGGCCGAGGACATGTTCCGCGCCACCTGCCTGGCTCCCTCGACTCCCGCCGCCTTGGAGCGTCTGGCCGACCTGGCCCCGAATACGCTGGCGCTCATGCACGGCTCGTCGTTCCGGGGCGACTGCGCCGGTGCCCTGAGGAACCTGGCCGCCGAGTACCAGCGGCGGATCACGGCCGCCCTCTGA
- a CDS encoding SRPBCC family protein, with translation MASARQGQVSVHVDAPAERVWSVVADLDRMGEWSPECYRVTWLDGARSPARPGARFKGRNRWGPVRWSMTCEVKTSDPGREVSWSTLHGDREVVRWTYRLEPDGTGTTVTESFDVRWLPPSARLFEDALMVNRDRQREAAMRATLERIKAAAEAPA, from the coding sequence ATGGCCAGCGCCCGGCAGGGACAGGTCTCTGTTCACGTCGACGCCCCTGCCGAGCGGGTGTGGTCAGTTGTTGCCGACCTCGATCGCATGGGGGAATGGAGCCCCGAGTGTTACCGCGTGACCTGGCTGGACGGGGCCCGATCACCCGCACGGCCGGGAGCCCGGTTCAAGGGGCGCAACCGGTGGGGGCCGGTGCGTTGGTCCATGACCTGTGAGGTCAAGACCTCCGACCCGGGGAGGGAGGTCTCGTGGTCGACCCTGCACGGAGACCGGGAGGTGGTGCGATGGACCTACCGCCTCGAGCCCGACGGGACCGGCACCACCGTCACGGAGTCATTCGACGTCCGATGGCTCCCGCCGTCGGCCCGCCTGTTCGAGGACGCCCTCATGGTCAACCGGGACCGCCAGAGAGAGGCCGCCATGCGCGCGACCCTCGAGCGGATCAAGGCCGCGGCCGAAGCTCCCGCCTGA
- a CDS encoding response regulator transcription factor — protein sequence MLRALSSTDEELAFTGGPRLRVIVADDHPELRDLLRSALEATGVITVVGEAPDGATAVWMAEQLRPGAVVSDLWMPVMRGDAALRTLRDTMPGTVLVLCSAEPDPDAVRESQADVVVDRRKVGWVAYLSDSLLIRAHSAGPPDWPGWERRQRPR from the coding sequence TTGCTGCGAGCGCTGTCGAGCACTGACGAGGAACTCGCGTTCACCGGCGGCCCGCGCCTCCGGGTGATCGTGGCCGACGACCACCCCGAGCTCCGGGATCTCCTCCGGTCGGCGCTGGAGGCCACCGGGGTCATCACGGTCGTGGGCGAGGCCCCCGACGGAGCGACGGCCGTGTGGATGGCCGAGCAGCTGCGGCCCGGGGCGGTGGTGAGCGACCTGTGGATGCCCGTGATGCGCGGCGACGCCGCTCTGCGCACCCTTCGCGACACGATGCCCGGGACCGTGTTGGTCCTGTGCTCGGCGGAGCCCGATCCGGACGCCGTACGCGAATCGCAGGCCGACGTCGTCGTCGACCGCCGCAAGGTCGGCTGGGTGGCGTACCTGTCGGACTCGCTCCTGATTCGCGCCCACAGCGCCGGACCGCCGGACTGGCCCGGATGGGAGCGACGCCAACGACCCAGATGA